A region of Hippoglossus stenolepis isolate QCI-W04-F060 chromosome 7, HSTE1.2, whole genome shotgun sequence DNA encodes the following proteins:
- the fgf1a gene encoding putative fibroblast growth factor 1, translating into MADGELFALEDPQAVEAGPRDHRRLTRLYCMNGGHHLQILPDGTVQGRREDGDAHTVLKIRSVDRGVVVIQGTEAGRYLAMSDEGRLYSSPTVSDESYFLEKLEENHYNTYRPQKHQESNWYVALKKNGKPKLGPRTHIGQKAVFFLPRQLDGSGE; encoded by the exons ATGGCGGATGGAGAATTGTTCGCATTGGAGGATCCCCAGGCTGTGGAGGCGGGACCGCGGGACCACAGGAGGCTGACCCGGCTGTACTGCATGAACGGCGGACACCACCTGCAGATCCTGCCCGATGGGACGGTGCAGGGccggagggaggatggagacgCTCACA CTGTTTTAAAGATCCGGTCTGTGGACAGAGGTGTGGTGGTCATCCAGGGGACAGAAGCTGGCCGATATCTGGCGATGAGCGATGAGGGACGTCTGTACAGCTCA ccCACAGTCTCTGACGAGTCGTACTTCCTGGAGAAACTGGAGGAGAATCACTACAACACATATCGGCCTCAGAAGCATCAGGAGAGCAACTGGTACGTGGCCCTGAAAAAGAACGGAAAACCTAAACTGGGTCCAAGAACTCACATCGGGCAGAAGGCCGTCTTCTTTCTGCCCCGCCAGCTGGACGGCTCTGGggagtag